One genomic segment of Myxococcus guangdongensis includes these proteins:
- a CDS encoding zinc metalloprotease yields MIGSVAKRNGRLAVVAGALLSLAACRGDEAPAAEAPAETTEQVAAHRGCAAEEPSAEERQAIDAFLATRKGELRAVGSVTVPTYFHVVNKGTGIANGDIPESQINAQLTVLNQAYQGTSFRFVLQGITRTTNSKWYALKSGSANERAMKKALRQGGKESLNIYSANLSGGLLGWATFPSSYASNPQQDGVVLLYSSVPGGTAAPYNEGDTGTHEVGHWLGLYHTFQGGCTGAGDSVSDTPAEASPAYGCPAGRDTCSGGGADPITNFMDYTDDSCMNTFSAGQITRADDLTAAYR; encoded by the coding sequence ATGATTGGCAGCGTCGCGAAGAGGAATGGTCGGCTGGCCGTGGTCGCGGGTGCACTGTTGAGCCTGGCCGCGTGTCGCGGTGACGAGGCTCCGGCGGCGGAGGCCCCGGCGGAGACCACGGAGCAGGTCGCGGCGCACCGCGGCTGCGCGGCGGAGGAGCCCTCGGCGGAGGAGCGTCAGGCCATCGACGCGTTCCTGGCCACGCGCAAGGGCGAGCTGCGCGCGGTGGGCTCGGTGACGGTGCCGACGTACTTCCACGTCGTCAACAAGGGCACGGGCATCGCGAACGGAGACATCCCCGAGTCGCAGATCAACGCGCAGCTCACGGTGCTGAACCAGGCCTACCAGGGCACGTCGTTCCGCTTCGTGCTCCAGGGCATCACCCGCACCACGAACTCCAAGTGGTACGCGCTCAAGAGCGGCAGCGCCAACGAGCGCGCCATGAAGAAGGCGCTGCGCCAGGGTGGCAAGGAGAGCCTCAACATCTACTCGGCGAACCTGAGCGGCGGCCTCCTGGGCTGGGCGACGTTCCCCTCCAGCTACGCGTCCAACCCGCAGCAGGACGGCGTGGTCCTCCTCTACAGCAGCGTCCCTGGCGGCACGGCGGCGCCCTACAACGAGGGCGACACGGGCACGCACGAGGTCGGCCACTGGCTGGGCCTGTACCACACGTTCCAGGGCGGCTGCACCGGCGCGGGCGACAGCGTCAGCGACACCCCGGCCGAGGCCTCTCCCGCGTACGGCTGCCCCGCCGGCCGCGACACCTGCTCGGGTGGCGGCGCGGACCCCATCACCAACTTCATGGACTACACCGACGACAGCTGCATGAACACGTTCAGCGCCGGTCAGATCACGCGCGCCGATGACCTGACGGCGGCGTACCGCTAG
- a CDS encoding SpoIID/LytB domain-containing protein → MGWVSMVAVLLTATPTFVTRGDVTPESELRREAEAGWASLEAVYSAEVGGAPTKAPASILLQRGAALSPERNAQGRPGLVELRQNTPGVLDERLRVALRHELAHQLLWWACPQSSEDRLFHEAFAVAVSGELPAWREGGYQSLSRAASELASSPEVDSTRARRALARLLSESVGFPKALSRRLRQCHDGARWVVPLSIDELAEVEVRAAGPATVVVSRHSGEVLLSEGEVRRALPYGSALKPFVYAAGVGHPVLAPRVDVQEWVCGPGLPAKVDARTALLRSCNGYFLDWEAAGSAPRAFGAWGPVLSALGLTGTPADMADMVGLRSTLSLSPWGLAQAYRLLAEARPDVLALLADNADRGTLAELPASKALSGVATKTGTVRDAASRPQYGWIAAVDEDLVVVAVRPGKMPRQFAEEIPAALTRARKQAGVEAARVQVLGLVPAREVEARCPGVGFSVDGGMPKSSPVEWARLETLTTKGAAVCLGAPWRVRFPKGPEEGRDYAGVFTWSPPPAYRPPEGVPTSPSAMKARRGSDFVFRTTRLQYTAGVVAAEDVALKGEARVALARVVAHNERHSRHPGRAVCDTTHCQAFRGTVRVQRDDAKALGMPALRWKEWLLFSQGGEEPWKQERPRGEVERLLGRGLVSLRFEAGRVNYLLTERDGTATYEDGRSLPCELLRSGLKLPSCPRTASFNGSVLVFEGRGRGHGEGLDVEAAKASGLRSDAILEAAYGKKRPAPLDVE, encoded by the coding sequence ATGGGGTGGGTCTCCATGGTGGCCGTGTTGCTGACGGCCACCCCCACCTTCGTCACGCGGGGGGACGTGACGCCCGAGTCGGAGCTTCGCCGCGAGGCGGAGGCCGGCTGGGCGTCGCTGGAGGCGGTGTATTCCGCGGAGGTGGGCGGGGCGCCGACGAAGGCCCCGGCCTCCATCCTCCTCCAGCGAGGCGCGGCCCTGTCCCCCGAGCGCAACGCGCAGGGCCGGCCGGGGCTCGTCGAGCTGAGGCAGAACACGCCCGGCGTGCTGGATGAGCGGCTGCGCGTGGCGCTGCGACACGAGCTGGCGCACCAGCTCTTGTGGTGGGCGTGTCCGCAGTCGAGCGAGGACCGGCTGTTCCACGAGGCCTTCGCGGTGGCGGTGAGCGGCGAGCTGCCGGCGTGGCGCGAGGGGGGCTATCAGTCCCTGTCCCGCGCGGCGTCGGAGCTGGCGTCGTCGCCCGAGGTGGACTCGACGCGGGCGCGGCGGGCGCTGGCGCGGCTGCTCAGTGAATCGGTGGGGTTCCCCAAGGCGCTGTCGCGCCGGCTGCGTCAGTGTCACGACGGCGCGCGGTGGGTGGTGCCCCTGTCCATCGACGAGCTGGCGGAGGTGGAGGTGCGCGCGGCGGGGCCGGCCACGGTGGTGGTGAGCCGGCACTCGGGCGAGGTGCTGCTGTCGGAGGGCGAGGTGCGGCGCGCGCTGCCGTATGGCTCGGCGCTCAAGCCCTTCGTGTACGCGGCGGGCGTGGGGCACCCGGTGCTGGCGCCGCGCGTGGACGTGCAGGAGTGGGTCTGTGGTCCGGGGCTGCCGGCGAAGGTGGACGCGCGCACGGCGCTCCTGCGCTCGTGCAACGGGTACTTCCTGGACTGGGAGGCGGCGGGCTCGGCGCCCAGGGCCTTTGGTGCGTGGGGCCCGGTGCTGTCGGCGCTGGGGCTGACGGGGACGCCCGCGGACATGGCGGACATGGTGGGGCTGCGCTCGACGCTGTCGCTGTCGCCGTGGGGACTGGCGCAGGCGTATCGGCTGCTGGCGGAGGCGCGGCCGGACGTGCTGGCGCTGCTCGCGGACAACGCGGACCGCGGGACGTTGGCGGAGCTGCCCGCTTCGAAGGCGCTGTCGGGCGTGGCGACGAAGACGGGGACGGTGCGGGACGCGGCGAGCCGTCCGCAGTACGGCTGGATTGCGGCGGTGGACGAGGACCTGGTGGTGGTGGCGGTGCGGCCGGGGAAGATGCCTCGGCAGTTCGCGGAGGAGATTCCGGCGGCGCTGACGCGTGCGCGCAAGCAGGCGGGCGTGGAGGCGGCGCGGGTGCAGGTGTTGGGGTTGGTGCCCGCGCGGGAGGTGGAGGCGCGGTGTCCGGGCGTGGGGTTCTCGGTGGACGGTGGGATGCCCAAGTCCTCGCCAGTGGAGTGGGCGCGGCTGGAGACGCTGACGACGAAGGGCGCGGCGGTGTGTCTGGGCGCGCCGTGGCGCGTGCGCTTCCCGAAGGGACCGGAGGAGGGGCGCGACTACGCGGGCGTGTTCACCTGGTCGCCTCCGCCAGCGTATCGGCCACCCGAGGGCGTGCCCACGTCACCGAGCGCGATGAAGGCGCGGCGGGGCTCGGACTTCGTGTTCCGCACCACGCGGTTGCAATACACGGCGGGCGTGGTGGCGGCGGAGGACGTGGCGCTGAAGGGCGAGGCACGCGTGGCGCTGGCGCGCGTGGTTGCGCACAACGAGCGGCACAGCCGACACCCGGGCCGCGCGGTCTGCGACACGACGCACTGTCAGGCCTTCCGAGGCACGGTGCGCGTGCAGCGCGATGACGCGAAGGCGCTGGGGATGCCCGCGCTGAGGTGGAAGGAGTGGCTGCTCTTCTCGCAGGGCGGCGAGGAGCCCTGGAAGCAGGAGCGCCCGCGCGGGGAGGTGGAGCGGCTGCTCGGGCGCGGGTTGGTGTCGCTGCGCTTCGAGGCGGGCCGGGTGAACTACCTGCTCACCGAACGCGATGGGACGGCGACGTATGAGGATGGGCGCTCGCTGCCGTGTGAGCTGTTGCGCTCGGGGTTGAAGCTGCCGTCGTGTCCGCGCACGGCCTCGTTCAACGGGAGCGTGCTCGTGTTCGAGGGACGTGGACGTGGACACGGTGAGGGCTTGGACGTGGAGGCGGCGAAGGCGAGCGGCCTTCGCAGCGATGCGATTCTCGAGGCCGCGTACGGGAAGAAGCGGCCGGCGCCTCTCGATGTGGAGTAG
- a CDS encoding sensor histidine kinase → MKLSEHLRPRRMFWRIYLYGLLMLGSAVLALGIIAEAIEAQGGGRIPALDRKLEQVVKLAPTDAPELEALMQSIATEHGRNVTLYDLEGRLRHSTANPPPPMLDENEWKTVRLGYSWITREEGPLWVTLTWRGSTLEGYMLRDASTTRRGYFYLGLVVTVVLLVLALLSIPLARAIASPLERLTQVVGEFGQGQLSARANLKGRNEVAMLGRAFDEMAARKEALIRGQKELMANVSHELRTPLARLGVTLDLVEDGQPEELATRLPELRRDIGELQQLVDGVMQMARLDLETNQAGQPGPRVQRVSVSLPDFLRDTAERFQRAAPECPLALELPEALPALEVDPVLVRRALHNLLDNARKYSGPGSAVTLRASVDGDTVRLEVEDRGIGVSATDLPQLTTPFFRTDRSRARETGGVGLGLTLVRRIVEAHGGTLSFQHAPEQGTRATLVFPKSPGLQSAA, encoded by the coding sequence ATGAAGCTCTCCGAGCACCTGCGCCCGCGCCGGATGTTCTGGCGCATCTATCTCTACGGCCTGCTGATGCTGGGGAGCGCCGTCCTCGCCCTGGGCATCATCGCCGAGGCCATCGAGGCCCAAGGCGGGGGGCGCATTCCCGCGCTGGACCGCAAGCTCGAACAGGTGGTGAAGCTCGCGCCGACGGACGCACCCGAGCTCGAAGCGCTGATGCAGTCCATCGCCACGGAGCACGGGCGCAATGTCACGCTCTATGACCTGGAGGGACGATTGCGCCACAGCACGGCGAATCCTCCCCCTCCCATGCTCGACGAGAACGAGTGGAAGACCGTCCGTCTGGGGTACAGCTGGATCACCCGCGAGGAGGGCCCGCTCTGGGTGACGCTCACATGGCGAGGCTCGACGCTGGAGGGCTACATGCTCCGCGATGCCTCCACCACGCGACGGGGCTACTTCTATCTCGGCCTCGTCGTCACCGTCGTCCTGCTGGTGCTCGCGCTGCTGTCCATCCCGCTCGCGCGCGCCATCGCGTCTCCGCTGGAGCGACTGACCCAGGTGGTGGGCGAGTTCGGCCAGGGGCAACTGTCCGCGCGCGCGAACCTGAAGGGCCGCAACGAGGTGGCGATGCTGGGCCGCGCCTTCGACGAGATGGCGGCGCGCAAGGAGGCCCTCATCCGGGGACAGAAGGAGCTGATGGCCAACGTCTCCCACGAGCTGCGCACGCCCCTGGCGCGCCTGGGCGTGACGCTGGACCTCGTCGAAGATGGCCAGCCCGAGGAGCTGGCGACCCGGCTCCCGGAGCTGCGTCGCGACATCGGTGAGCTCCAGCAGCTGGTCGACGGGGTGATGCAGATGGCGAGGCTCGACCTGGAGACGAACCAGGCGGGACAGCCAGGACCGCGCGTCCAGCGGGTGAGCGTGTCGCTGCCGGACTTCCTGCGAGACACCGCCGAGCGCTTCCAGCGCGCCGCGCCCGAGTGTCCGCTCGCGCTCGAGCTGCCCGAGGCGCTGCCCGCGCTGGAGGTGGACCCGGTGCTGGTGCGCCGCGCGCTCCACAACCTGCTCGACAACGCGCGCAAGTACTCGGGGCCGGGGAGCGCCGTGACGCTGCGGGCCTCCGTCGATGGAGACACCGTGCGACTGGAGGTCGAGGACCGGGGCATCGGCGTGAGCGCCACGGACCTGCCTCAGCTCACCACGCCCTTCTTCCGCACGGACCGCAGCCGCGCGCGGGAGACAGGTGGCGTCGGGCTGGGGCTCACGCTGGTGCGCCGCATCGTCGAGGCGCACGGCGGCACGCTGTCGTTCCAGCACGCCCCGGAGCAAGGCACCCGCGCGACGCTCGTGTTCCCGAAGTCGCCGGGCCTCCAGTCCGCGGCCTGA
- a CDS encoding alpha/beta hydrolase family protein, translating into MSRLRLLALLGVSLVSACSSSANDSEGPPSDEGVLTGPDAGTPEDGGTSADSGTPVDPTADAGTEDEDITASVCSTLPFPSPCVEPQPGTLVTAASDWGVPGPHAVTVERVANPHPVARGQVLTYRPTGLTSVPVLFFSHAFGATDADLYAELFQMLASQGYAVVFVPYPLTPDVERPNEARYDCLWQGFLAAVAQQQGRFDLTRVGFFGHSYGGAATPDMARRGFVERGWGSNGRFIFSMAPWYSWGRDYPTLPLDVRAVIQVYADDEVNDHATAVQDIWNKLPTGLERAWHTVQSDACGCGLNATHTVPMSRAGLTNNPENVLNSQDRLAVWRPLHALAVYAFTGNSSARDVAFGTDRSQGHWLACRGRQVRPLLTSRTVPLPTACHAYTYPYADRCQYADPGTPCP; encoded by the coding sequence ATGTCCCGCCTTCGCCTGCTTGCCCTCCTCGGTGTGTCCCTCGTCTCGGCGTGTTCCTCGTCAGCGAATGACTCGGAAGGCCCTCCTTCCGACGAGGGGGTCCTCACGGGCCCGGATGCCGGCACCCCGGAGGATGGGGGCACCTCCGCGGACAGCGGCACACCCGTGGACCCCACCGCTGACGCCGGGACGGAGGACGAGGACATCACCGCGAGCGTCTGCTCCACCCTCCCCTTCCCCTCCCCCTGTGTCGAGCCGCAGCCCGGGACCCTCGTCACCGCGGCGAGCGACTGGGGCGTGCCCGGCCCCCATGCCGTCACCGTGGAGCGCGTGGCGAATCCGCATCCGGTGGCACGAGGACAGGTCCTCACCTACCGGCCGACGGGGCTGACCTCCGTCCCCGTCCTCTTCTTCTCGCACGCGTTCGGCGCCACGGACGCGGACCTGTACGCCGAGCTGTTCCAGATGCTCGCGAGCCAGGGCTACGCCGTCGTCTTCGTCCCCTACCCGCTCACCCCCGACGTCGAGCGTCCGAACGAAGCCCGCTACGACTGTCTGTGGCAGGGCTTCCTCGCCGCTGTCGCCCAGCAGCAGGGCCGCTTCGACCTGACGCGCGTGGGGTTCTTCGGCCACAGCTATGGCGGCGCCGCGACACCGGACATGGCGCGCCGGGGCTTCGTCGAGCGGGGCTGGGGAAGCAACGGGCGGTTCATCTTCTCGATGGCGCCCTGGTACTCGTGGGGCCGCGACTACCCGACGCTGCCGCTCGACGTGCGCGCCGTCATCCAGGTGTACGCGGACGACGAGGTCAACGACCACGCCACCGCCGTCCAGGACATCTGGAACAAGTTGCCCACAGGCCTGGAGCGCGCGTGGCACACGGTGCAGAGCGACGCGTGTGGCTGCGGGCTCAACGCCACGCACACCGTGCCGATGTCCCGCGCGGGCCTCACCAACAACCCGGAGAACGTCCTCAACAGTCAGGACCGTCTGGCCGTCTGGCGACCGCTGCATGCGCTCGCCGTCTATGCCTTCACCGGCAACAGCTCCGCCCGGGACGTGGCCTTCGGGACGGACCGGAGCCAGGGCCACTGGCTCGCCTGCCGGGGCCGACAGGTGCGCCCGCTCCTCACGAGCCGCACCGTGCCACTGCCCACCGCGTGCCACGCCTACACGTACCCGTACGCGGACCGCTGCCAGTACGCGGACCCCGGCACGCCCTGCCCCTGA
- a CDS encoding response regulator transcription factor, with amino-acid sequence MASSPASAIEVLLIEDDAHLARLTAEYLERQGVKTCIARDGEQGLVEASRRAFDAILIDIMLPRKDGLTVCRELRERSAVPILMLTARGEEADRVMGLELGADDYLPKPFSSRELLARIQALVRRSRGHLGPTRDVVRVGGLSLNRSAMRASLNGQTLSLTRHEFTLLLGLAERAGRVLSREQLLELAKGGDPEGPVDRAIDVHVSRLRQKLGDDARNPRMLKTVRGVGYVLEQGEES; translated from the coding sequence ATGGCCTCGTCACCCGCCTCCGCCATCGAAGTGCTCCTCATCGAGGACGACGCGCACCTGGCGCGGCTCACCGCCGAGTACCTGGAGCGTCAGGGCGTGAAGACCTGCATCGCGCGGGACGGAGAGCAGGGGCTGGTGGAGGCCTCGCGGCGCGCGTTCGACGCCATCCTCATCGACATCATGCTGCCCCGGAAGGACGGGCTCACCGTGTGCCGGGAGCTGCGGGAGCGCTCGGCGGTGCCCATCCTCATGCTCACCGCGCGCGGAGAAGAGGCGGACCGGGTGATGGGGTTGGAGCTGGGCGCGGATGACTATCTGCCCAAGCCCTTCTCGTCGCGAGAGCTGCTCGCGCGCATCCAGGCCCTGGTGCGCCGCAGCCGGGGACACCTGGGTCCCACGCGCGACGTGGTCCGCGTGGGTGGCCTCTCGCTGAACCGGAGCGCCATGCGGGCCTCGCTGAACGGACAGACGCTGTCGCTCACGCGGCACGAGTTCACGCTGCTCCTGGGGCTCGCCGAGCGGGCGGGCCGGGTGCTGTCCCGAGAGCAACTGCTGGAGCTGGCGAAGGGCGGAGACCCGGAGGGCCCCGTGGACCGGGCCATCGACGTCCACGTATCCCGGCTGCGCCAGAAGCTGGGTGACGACGCGCGCAACCCGCGCATGCTCAAGACGGTGCGTGGCGTGGGGTACGTACTGGAACAGGGTGAGGAGTCATGA